In a genomic window of Diadema setosum chromosome 3, eeDiaSeto1, whole genome shotgun sequence:
- the LOC140226625 gene encoding uncharacterized protein, whose protein sequence is MPKHRPKHSQRKTSRAAASASAPPVPTRARRIARNAPAPSTHREGTTTPPPVSSRSAGSAARSPADEHNTSRGPGASTAVRQPDYRVQTEDRATGQAAGRAHVTVQPEQDMGGAVGENGEYPNEGLLVPWPTVTAHKVNEMSLIEVDEQGQSLDTGFPKPPLMSTPREELGATVPISIKEKIWKGEFVDLGCLLKNALIQSDQTPVVLTYSGAALQLQPQRKVPGITTIEQWTSAFTVKHQCIPRDTVPGRESCSKRAFPSAGTGGGFGTRSAAYPSLGDLQQEWSDLMDASRARNTQAVYHQAQEAFSKFISIYFPGSYTPCSYEQVALFISYLSLQGYAASTIVTYVSGLSFHLRAQGLPDVTKHFVVSRLLDGCWRYRSRADSRCPITISILKKVLSCLPALCTSYDSMLFPACFLVAFFGFLRVGEFTSASRPTAEVSLRADDVAVCGLSPERHIRIFIRSSKTDQLGRGCYIMIPEAPGNPICPVRAVCIIWQ, encoded by the exons ATGCCAAAGCACAGGCCAAAACATTCGCAGAGGAAAACTTCACGGGCTGCAGCATCGGCCAGTGCTCCTCCGGTACCGACAAGAGCAAGGAGGATTGCTCGGAATGCTCCCGCACCCAGTACACACCGTGAAGGAACGACTACTCCCCCTCCAGTGTCCTCGCGTTCCGCGGGGTCGGCGGCCCGAAGCCCAGCAGACGAACATAATACCAGCCGGGGCCCCGGCGCAAGTACCGCTGTTAGACAGCCGGACTACAGGGTGCAGACGGAGGACCGTGCTACGGGGCAGGCGGCCGGGAGAGCTCATGTGACGGTCCAGCCTGAGCAGGACATGGGTGGCGCGGTCGGCGAAAACGGTGAGTACCCAAATGAAGGGCTACTAGTGCCTTGGCCTACGGTGACCGCACATAAGGTTAATGAAATGTCTCTGATCGAGGTCGATGAACAGGGTCAGTCGTTAGACACTGGATTCCCGAAGCCTCCCCTGATGTCGACACCTAGGGAAGAGCTAGGTGCAACGGTTCCCATATCGATCAAAGAAAAGATATGGAAGGGCGAGTTTGTAGATTTGGGTTGTTTACTCAAGAATGCCCTGATTCAAAGTGATCAAACCCCTGTGGTTTTGACATACTCAGGTGCTGCACTACAACTACAGCCGCAGCGCAAAGTCCCAGGAATTACCACCATAGAGCAGTGGACTAGTGCCTTCACTGTGAAGCATCAGTGTATACCGAGAGACACGGTTCCCGGGCGAGAGAGTTGTTCAA AACGAGCGTTTCCGTCTGCTGGCACCGGAGGCGGATTTGGAACCAGGTCCGCTGCCTACCCATCTTTGGGAGACCTTCAACAAGAGTGGTCGGACTTAATGGATGCATCTAGGGCCCGCAATACTCAGGCAGTTTATCATCAGGCTCAGGAGGCCTTTAGTAAGTTCATATCAATTTATTTTCCCGGATCTTATACACCATGCTCATATGAACAGGTAGCgttgtttatttcttatttatcgTTGCAAGGTTATGCAGCCTCCACTATTGTTACATATGTTTCTGGTCTGTCATTTCATTTGCGGGCGCAAGGACTCCCTGATGTAACAAAGCATTTCGTAGTCAGTCGTTTGTTAGATGGTTGCTGGCGATATCGTTCGAGGGCCGATTCGCGCTGTCCTATCACGATCTCAATACTGAAAAAAGTGCTGTCATGTCTTCCGGCACTCTGTACGTCCTATGATTCTATGCTTTTTCCAGCCTGTTTCCTAGTGGCATTTTTCGGATTTTTGAGAGTTGGTGAGTTTACCAGTGCCTCTCGCCCAACGGCTGAGGTGAGCCTTCGAGCAGATGATGTGGCAGTGTGCGGGCTGTCTCCCGAGCGACACATAAGAATTTTCATTCGGTCCTCTAAAACAGATCAACTTGGCCGGGGTTGCTATATCATGATTCCAGAGGCACCCGGTAATCCCATCTGTCCAGTTCGGGCAGTGTGCATTATTTGGCAGTAA